One window from the genome of Coleofasciculus chthonoplastes PCC 7420 encodes:
- a CDS encoding DUF928 domain-containing protein — MVWTQLPRYLALISASVLLELGIVPSFFIATQAQTQTPSHVQSKRVIFKPNPDQPAPDITTGGGRRNDGQCSQDQPVAGEATNSQLLTVLVPSVLVTPEFKQSDPSPVSINFQLTVSEKATFLVYVPETSANVLELRVEDEEGQQVGETARRELTETPGIYRISLPETTLPLDVGKDYKWLVSMTCQVGDPNDPFVEGLIRRVSPDSRLTRSLDQVSGLDKVAVYAEAGIWQDALVNLAALRQTQPNNPEVVSAWQNLLQQAGLEDITDAPLILSQD; from the coding sequence ATGGTTTGGACTCAACTCCCTCGATACCTTGCGCTTATTTCAGCCTCAGTGTTATTAGAACTGGGGATAGTTCCAAGTTTCTTTATTGCAACACAGGCACAGACCCAAACGCCCTCTCACGTTCAGTCAAAACGGGTCATTTTTAAACCAAACCCAGACCAACCTGCACCCGATATCACCACAGGTGGAGGAAGGCGCAATGATGGACAATGTTCCCAGGATCAACCTGTTGCAGGAGAGGCTACCAATTCTCAATTACTCACGGTACTCGTACCCTCGGTTTTAGTTACCCCAGAGTTTAAGCAATCAGATCCATCCCCGGTTTCGATTAATTTTCAGTTGACTGTATCAGAGAAAGCAACGTTTCTGGTTTATGTTCCTGAAACCTCTGCTAATGTCCTAGAACTGAGAGTAGAAGATGAGGAAGGTCAGCAAGTTGGTGAAACTGCCCGGAGAGAGTTAACAGAAACTCCAGGAATTTATCGCATCAGTTTACCGGAAACTACGCTCCCATTGGATGTAGGAAAGGACTATAAATGGTTAGTGTCAATGACCTGTCAAGTCGGTGATCCCAATGATCCCTTTGTCGAGGGATTAATCCGCCGTGTCTCACCGGATTCAAGGCTGACACGTTCATTAGACCAAGTGAGTGGTTTGGATAAAGTGGCAGTATATGCTGAAGCTGGGATTTGGCAGGACGCGCTAGTCAATCTGGCGGCACTTCGTCAAACTCAACCCAATAATCCAGAGGTGGTATCGGCATGGCAAAACTTATTGCAACAGGCTGGTTTAGAAGATATTACCGATGCGCCTTTGATATTAAGTCAGGATTAA